tgtttttaaattgttgttatttttaatatttttactattattatgaatattagtaCTGTCACTACCATTGTTGTAATTACTATCTTTACTTCtacctcagcaactgtgtggatattgccaatagtctttgttatctttttatctcgtgtatctagattgtgtgtattgtaataatgcctctgctttgtatattccacgtatctggccctgagctgaaagaaggaatattattattattattattattattattattattattattattattattattattattattagaaacttaCATGTGACTGAAAGTGTCTTTGAAGGGGGAGCCCTCTTGACAGGCAATCCCAGTCGCAATCGGAAGGAGCGTATTTCGACCGAAGTGGAAGTTCTGTATTCCATATCTCATCGCGAAAGCGTAACAGTAAGAATCCACGATGATGAACACGAATTTCTCCTCTAGAACCTGAGGagaacaattttttatttctttttgaagaaTCAGTGACGTACAAAAATTCCTATGGAATACAAAAGattctatatataatactaatagatcctagatcctatatatatatatatatatatatatatatatatatatatgtatatatatatatatatatatatatatatatatatatatatatgtatatatatatatatatatatatatatatatatatatatatatatatatatatatatatatatatatattcacacatataaaaTCAGCTGGAGAATGTATTTtctaatgatgataatggtaacaAAACTGAGATAACAATAACCAGAGTTGTGCCGTTGttcttattgttgttattatcagcagcaaaaagaaaagaagcgaAGAAGGTGAATAGATTTCATGGACTGAAACGATATACAAAATGCGAAGACCAACTCACTCTTCGTAGTCCCGTTTCAGGACCATTGACGAAGCTCTTCGATCGGTCTTCGTGGTTGAACAGCCCCCAGGTCCTTTTGAAAGAGCCTTCAGTAgctgtctgtaaaaaaaaaaaaaaaaaaatatgcgccgaagtttcctcggcgcagtcgagttttctgtgcagcgtaaatgctgtatgaaactttcagcctcggcccatgaaactctcagccgcagtccATAAAACTtcaagccacggcccggtggtggcttgtgttgttggcacctatagctgcgccagacgcacgatcatggctaactttaaccttaaaattaaaactagtgAAGTcataaggctgcaatttgatatgtttgacgattggagggtggatgatcaacataccaatttgcagccctctagcctttgtagtttttaagatctgaggacggacaggaaaagtgtggatggccagacaaacagccatctcaatagttttcttttacagaaagctaaaagtggACCtttgtagaaatattcatcattttcatccGTTAAAGAATAGTGAAGCTGACgacctctcctctttcctctcatCTTCAGCTGGAAGAATTAGTGTCAATTTGGACAACTATTCGAAAGTATATTGATTTCTTCCACgtgtaattttatttccatgagaaagggaagaagaatcgTAGAgggaagaatgattttttttccataaaaaagggaagaagaatagGGGAGGGAAGTAGTTTTCTTTccataaaaaagggaagaagaatggACAGGGGGATGAATTTTGGATCCTAACCCCAAAGGATATTACAGCCAGCtacggaaaagaaagaaataagtttcTATTTAAGACTTAGGTAAAGCGTTTGGGGGAGTCGTGTTCCACAACACACGATGTGTTTCAATTTTACTCGAAAATCTTTAATTTCTCTGGAGAAAACAAATTTGGAAAGGCTCAGTATCTAGTATAAGATCTGATGAACTTCACGTGGAAGTTTGATCTTCCTCgaagtgaaaatgtattttaaaatgtcTGTGTGTAATTTAAGTGTTATTAATCACTTATCATATTCAACTATAAATTTTACTATCCTCTGGTAACAATCTTACCGtaaatactattatttttcttaaaaatacgtTAATCTGAAAGCTGAATTCAACAActtaagaagaaaaatctgactgCATACAGTACTTACCCTTATGTCAGAGCAGTTAATTTGAAGTTGAATTTATCTTTCCTCTAAAACAACAATTCGCCAAATAATTTTCTGTCTCAAAAAGCATCTATTAAATTTACAAATTCGGTAAAACATTGATTCATGTAAATGTTGGGTTAATATTAGTCTCCatggtaaaatatattttgttcgtgCTTCTCATGTTTGATAAAGTATTAATGTTAGGACTGAACTCTACATTCTTTCGAAAGCATTATTTGTTAAATTGAATGTTTATATACTTAAgaaacttttagaaaaataataagattcCTTATTAGCCAGGCAACTCATGCCTCCCTAACTTTTTACGTTTATAAATATCTTTTGCCTTTGGTGAAAGTTCTATGTATAAAGACAAGACTCCTACCCGTTCCCATGAGGTCTGATTTCAGGAAAATACCTACCCTGAAATAGTATTCAGTGCTGGTATCCTCCATGATTCCTACGGTGAAGCCTTCCTTGACTGCTCGAGGAAGATCCTCCAAGGAATCAATAGGTTTTTCGTCGGCAGGAGCGGCCAATACGGCGGTTAACGTTCCAGAGTACAACGCTGAAGGAAAAGACATTCTTAAGTATAAGTCtgtgaagaaaaaatagataagataTCGATTCTAAACAGAAATTCGTTCACTTGTATAAGgtagtgaaagaaaatattttttagcacTATAAAGAAGATGATAACAACAGTCGGTGACATTTAAGTGCTCGAATTACCTGAGCATATAGCGCAGAAGAGAAAccaaaaaataaggaagaatCTCTTTGGCCAGGCTTGAGCATGGAGGAAGTTTCCTTGACTGACGATGCTACGAAACAAATTGAAAGCACACCACTGGAGACTCTCCTTAACTGTATCTGCTCCGAGGGCGGCAGACATGGAAGATATCGCGTGAAAGACTGGTGACATCAGTAAAAGCGAAGCAATAATACAGAGCCATACCTGTTTGGAGGAGAGTGCCGTGGCCATAACAGCGCTGTCTCAAGATAAGTTTATTCTTGTATTTACCTGGAATCTGGTTAACTACATGTCAACCTAAATCTTAAAGTACATCACagtgttcatttattttggtGACCATtggaataataattatgataatgacttaagaaagtacaaagagagagagcgagagcattataaattttttccaattttaagttttatgcaatctataaaaaaaattacgtgaaaatccgtgaatatatttataatcttacTATTTCCTTAATCAGACAGCGAATTTCTTCAATGCAATAAAGAACGTTTATTCTGTTTAGTGCTGCAATGTCTACTGCAGCACAGTTctaataataaatagaatttaTCAAGTTGATGTGAACCCGACTGATTTAATTAATGGTTGTTGTAATCTattcataatgataaaatccaagtggattttgtttttcctccccgggtgacagtagggaagacatgacccagccaccctccccctgcaaactggtttgtccgccccggatggggccggggtagataggggatcgggaaggtaggggagataGCAGCGACGGGTTCCAATGTGCGTAGCGCGTGCCAAAAGCTCATTAGGAATAATTACCTCAAAACGAAATGTACTGAGGACTGAAAACGCTCTGCTCTTTTCCTTTGGGGACCTTGAAAATAACATCATTCTTGTGAAGAAATACGGGGCGGTAAAGTCGACGACTTCCTCTCGACTCgctgaggagaaagaaagacacatCATTTGTACAGCAACGATTTTCAAGACTGAGAAAGAAAGTGAACGAATTCCCCACTTATGAATCATGAAGGAATGGGATTCATTAGCAGACATAATCTCCTTAACCCTGGAATAAATGGTTGAATTTGTTctcaaatataaaacaagtaacaaatgcacGGAAGTTATTtcggctcagtcaagttttctgtacagtgtataatgctgtatgaactctcagctgcggcccatgaaactcagcctccgtccatgaaactttcagccacgacccaggggtggcatgtgttgttggcatctatagcagtGCCTAACGCAcatcatggctatctttaaccttaaataaaataaaaactcgtgaggctagagggctgcaatctggtatgcttgatgactggagaacggatgatcaacatatcagtttgcagccctctagcctcagtagtttgtaagattctgagggcggacagaaaaagtgcggacggacagacagatatccatctcgatagttttctttaccgaaaactaaagaaacagtgataaaaaatgatttgggAGCAGGGTTTTTGTTGCCTATTGGGAACAGAAAATTTTACGTAAGGGGAGGGATATGGCAGGGGTAGGTGAGGTGTCGGGGAGGGATATGGTAGGGACAGGTGAGGTGTCGGGGGAAAGGATATGGTAGGGGCAGGTCAGGTGTCAGGGGAGGGATATGGTAGGGGCAGGTCAGGTGTCGGGGGAGGGGATATGATAGGGGTAGGTCAGGTGTCGGTGGGAGGGATATGGTAGAGGCAGGTGAGGTGTCGGGGGGAGAGATAtggtaggggtgggggagggatatGGTAGGGGCAGGTGAGGTGTCATGGGGAGGGATACGGTAGGGGCAGGTACAGTGTTGGGGGAAGGGATATGGTAGGGGCAGGTGAGGTGTCAGGGGAAGGGATATGGTAGGGGCAGGTGAGGTGTCAGTGGGAGGGATATGGTAGGGGCAGGTGAGGTGTTGGGGAGGGATATGGTAGGAGGCAAGTGAGGTGTCAGCGGGAGGGGATATGGTAGGGGCAGGTGAGGCATCGGGGAAGGGATATGGTAGGGGCAGGTGAGGTGTCAGTGGGAGGAGGGATATGGTAgggtatactttagttttacaaaaccactgagctgattaacagttctcctagggctggcccgaaggattaggcttattttacgtggctaagaaccaataatTTACTTGGCAACGGggcctaaagcttattgtggaatccgaaccacattatagcgagaaatgaatttctatcaccagcagtAAATTGGGATATATATAGTAGGGGCAGGTGAGGTGTCGGGGGAGGGATATGGTAATGAGGTGTCAGGGGAGGTGTCAGTGGGTGTCGGGGAATGGATATGGTAGGGGCAGGTGAGGTGTCGGGGGTGGGATATGGTAGGGGCAGGTGAGGTGTCAGTGGGAGGGATATGGTAGGGGCAGGTGAGGTGTTGGGGGAAGGGATATGGTAGGGGCAGGTGAGGTGTCAGTGGGAGGGATATGGTAGGGGCAGGTGAGGTGTCAGTGGGAGGGATATGGTAGGGGCAGGTGAGGTGTTGGGGAATGGATATGGTAGGGGCAGGTCAGGTGTCAGTGGGAGGGATATGGTAGAGGCAGGTGAGGTGTTGGGGGAGAGATAAGGGATATGGTAGGGGCAGGTGAGGTGTCAGTGGGGGGGATATGGTAGGGGCAGGTGAGTGTCAGGGGAGGGATATGGTAGGGGCAGGTGAGGTGTCAATGGGAGGGATATGGTAGGGGCAGGTGAGGTGTCAGTGAGGGATATGGTAGGGGCAGGTGAGGTGTTGGGGGAGGGATATGGTAGGGCAGGTGAGGTGTCAGGGAGGGATATGGTAGGGGCAGGTGAGGTGTCGGGGGAGGGATATGGTAGGAGCAGGTGAGGTGTCAGTGGGAGGGATATGGTTAtccgaaaatgaatttctatcaggtGAGGTGTCGTGGGGAGGGATATGGTAGGGGCAGGGGAGGTGTCGGAGGAGGGATATGGTAGTAGGGCAGGTGAGGTGTCGGGGAGGGATATGGTATGGGCAGGTGAGGTGTCGTGGGAGGGATATGGTAGGGGCAGGTGAGGTGTCGGGGGGGATATGGTAGGGGCAGGTGAGGTGTCAGGGGCAGGGAGGTGTATATGGTAGGGGCAGGTGAGGTGTCAGGGGGAGGGAGGTGAGTGTCAGGGGAGCAGGTGAGGTGTTGGGGGAGGGATATGGTAGGGGCTGGTGAGGTGTCAGTGGGAGGTGTTGGGGGGGAGCTATGGTAGGGGCAGACGAGGTGTCAGTGGGATGGATTATAGTAGGGGCAGGCGAGGTGTTGGGGGGAGGGATATGGTAGGGGCAGGCGAGGTGTCGGGGGGAGGGTTATGGTAGGGACAGGCGAGGTGCCGGAGGGAGGGATATGGTAGGGGCAGGTGGGTTGTCGGGGGGATATGGTAGGGGCAGGTGCAGGTGTCGAGGGATGGTAGGGGCAGGTGAGGTGTCGGGGGAGGATATGGGCAGGCGGGAGGTGTCGGGGAGGGATATGGTAGACAGAGGCGAGGTGTCGGGGGAGGGATATGGTAGGGGCAGGTGAGGTGTCGGGGGAGGGATATGGTAGGGGCAGACAGGCGAGGGGGATTGGGGGGCAGGGATGTCGGGGAGGTTAGGGGCAGGCGAGGGCTGTCAGGGGAGGGATTATGGTAGGGGCAGGTGAGGTGTCAGGGGAGGGATATGGTAGGGGCAGGCGAGGTGTGTCGGGGGTGGGATATGGTAGGGGCAGGCGAGGTGTCGGGGAGGGATATGATAGGGGCAGGTGAGGTGTCGGGGGAGGGATATAGTAGGGGCAGGTGAGGTGTCGGGGGAGGGATATGGTAGGGGCAGGTGTGAGGTGTCAGTGGGGGCAGGTGTTAAGGGGCAGGTGATGGTGTCGGCCAGGGAGGTGTTGATGGGGATAAGGGCAGGTGAGGTGTCAGGAGGGGGAGGGATATGGTAGGGGCAGATGCGAGGTGTCGGGGGAGGGATATGGTAGGGGCAGGTGAGGTGTCGGGGGAGGGATATGGTAGGGGCAGGTGGGTGTCAGGGATCAGGTGTCGGGTGGAGGGATATGGTAGGGGCAGGTCAGGTGGTAGGGGCGGGTGGAGGGATATGGTAGGGGCAGGTGAGGTGTCCGGTGGAGGGCTATGGTAGGGGCAGGTCAGGTGTCGGGGGGTAGGGGTAGGTGATGGGGAGGGGGTAGGTCAGGTGTCATGGGGAGGGATATGGTAGGTCAGGTAGGTAGGGGCAGGTCAGTTGTCCGTGGGAGGGATATGGTAGGGGCAGGCGAGGTGTTGGTGGGAGGGATATGGCAGGGGCAGGCGAGGTGTTGGTGAGAGGGATATGGTAGGGACAGGCGAGGTGTCGGGGGAGGGATATGGTAGGGACAGGCGAGGTGTTGGGGGGGGATATGGTAGGGACAGGGACAGGCGGCGAGGTGTCTGGGGGGGGATATGGTAGAGGCAGGCGAGGTGTCTGGGGAGGGATATGGTAGGGGCAGGTGAGGTGTCGGGGGAGGGATTTGGGATATGGGGGGCAGGCGAGGTGTCAGGAAAGGGATATGGTAGGGGCAGATGAGGTGCCGGGGGAGGGATATGGTAGGGGTAGGTCTGGTGTCGGGGAGGAATATGGTAGGGGCAGGTGACATGTCAGGGGAGGGATATGGTAGGGGCAGGTTAGGTGTTAGGGGAGGGGTATGGTAGGGGTAGgtgagaccttaccttacaggccttacagttcgttcggttGTCCCAGGTCCCTCAATGTGAGGCACCTTTgttgtctaccagagaattgctaaggcatcttacagtatattttgcatcttctaatcttggatggtctgggatgcatcttagatatttgtcgagcttattcttaaacacgcctacgctcactcctgatatgttcctcagatgagctggtaacgcattgaataatcgctgcattatcgatgctggtgcgtagtggattgtcctgtgtgctttccttagttttccgggtatagttttgggcactattaatctacctctgcttgctctttctgatatttttagcttcatgatgtTTTTGGcgattccttctatctgtttccatgcctgtattatcatgtagcgttctcttctttcaagactatataatttcaagaactgtagtctttcccagtagtcaaggtctttaacttcttctattctagctgtaaaggacctttgtacactctctatttgtgcaatatcctttggtagtgtgggtaccatatcatattgcaatattcaagtggactacgtacatacgttttataaagcataatcatgtgttcagcttttcttgttttgaagtgccggaacaacattcccagttttgctttgtattttgccagtagtattgctgtttgatcattgcataacatattccaaTTCAACATCACAGCAAGGTCTTTAACCGCTTCCTTATTTGTCATTGTCTCGTtgttaggtcccctatatgcatatatcattccttctttatcaccataattttttgattcaaatttatcagagttaaatattATCCTATTTACccctgcccattcatatattttgtttaggtctctttgtagcgagttcctgtCTTCATCACAGGTGATTTCTCTACTtgttcttgtgtcatcggcgaaacttctcactaccgagtccttaacattactgtctatatcTGCAGTCAtgataacaaacagcaatgcagctaacaccataccttgtggtacaccggatatcaccttagcttcatccgatttctcatcgttttcaatcactatctgttttctgttttgcaaaaattcctttatccatcttcctactttgtccacaatattatgttttctaatttttttcgctaatatattatggtctaccttgtcaaaagcttttgcaaagtctaggtaaaccacatctgtatctttttcatttatcatatttttatatatgttttcatagttGGCTAGCaattgggtttgtgtactttttccaggtagaatccatgttgtcctatattaaacaaactttttcattaaatgtttcattatatttttcttcattgccctttcatacactttcataatgtgtgatgttagactcacaggcctataattacttgcctctagtcttgatccacttttggaAATAGGGgtgatatatgctaatttatgttcatcataaatcttgcctgtatctacactttgtcttaatacttttttgcatttgttaatcgcccttcaattcttagaggggctatttctactcttcttttattcatctttttgcatatgagtaaaatattttggggttttgttgatattttgtagggtcttttcttctaagtcctgtttttcattttcttttgattgtataatcttttgttctgcattttctatcttactttttagttccatcactttccatgcattcttttcttt
This genomic stretch from Macrobrachium rosenbergii isolate ZJJX-2024 chromosome 23, ASM4041242v1, whole genome shotgun sequence harbors:
- the LOC136850980 gene encoding uncharacterized protein; the protein is MVLAALLFVIMTADIDSNVKDSVVRSFADDTRTSREITCDEDRNSLQRDLNKIYEWAGPSPAPNLPDIPAPQSPSPVCPYHIPPPTPHLPLPYPSPDTSPLSTISLPDTSRLPISSPDTSPAPTIPRHLHLPLPYPPDNPPAPTISLPPAPRLSPPTPPTDTSPAPTISLPQHLTCSPDTHLPPPDTSPAPTIYTSLPLTPHLPLPYPPRHLTCPYHIPPTTPHLPIPYPSPTPHLPYYHIPPPTPPLPLPYPSPRHLT